One genomic segment of Thermodesulfobacterium sp. TA1 includes these proteins:
- a CDS encoding sulfurtransferase TusA family protein: MAEVVDARGLSCPEPVLRTLEAIKALGQGELEVWVDNPTARENVIRAAKTSGWEVVEIKELPDTIKVVIKK; the protein is encoded by the coding sequence ATGGCTGAGGTGGTAGATGCAAGGGGACTTTCTTGTCCAGAGCCAGTTTTACGGACATTAGAAGCTATAAAAGCCTTAGGGCAAGGGGAATTAGAAGTCTGGGTAGACAACCCAACGGCAAGAGAAAACGTAATCAGAGCTGCTAAAACCTCTGGCTGGGAGGTGGTTGAAATAAAAGAACTCCCTGATACTATTAAAGTGGTTATCAAAAAATGA
- a CDS encoding DUF3343 domain-containing protein, which yields MNWLTKFFLPKKEKTQENAQRALLIFENTSEVIQAEKVLQKEGYKVKVVGPPPEVRKGCDLAIEVPVVEIPGILNLLKTKKIEPLDFISFSEDEILKPVDLFNVKDFGEYLMVRAANMKITVDKKTLTIVNVSGGGCPDVPYLASVLVGKNLKDIFSLKDKGHTLCGYALHLAFKKTKELLCSE from the coding sequence ATGAACTGGCTAACTAAATTTTTTCTACCTAAAAAAGAAAAAACCCAAGAAAATGCCCAAAGGGCTCTTCTTATCTTTGAAAACACTTCTGAAGTTATCCAGGCAGAAAAGGTTTTACAAAAAGAAGGTTATAAAGTAAAGGTGGTTGGCCCTCCTCCTGAGGTAAGAAAAGGCTGCGATTTAGCTATAGAAGTCCCGGTAGTAGAAATCCCTGGTATCTTAAATCTGTTAAAAACCAAAAAGATAGAACCTTTAGACTTTATTTCCTTTTCTGAAGATGAAATTTTAAAACCTGTAGACCTCTTTAACGTTAAAGACTTTGGGGAGTATCTAATGGTAAGGGCTGCTAACATGAAAATCACGGTAGATAAAAAAACCTTAACCATCGTTAATGTCTCTGGCGGGGGATGCCCTGATGTTCCATATTTAGCTTCTGTTTTAGTAGGTAAAAATCTAAAAGATATTTTTTCTCTTAAAGATAAAGGACACACCCTTTGTGGATATGCTCTACATTTAGCTTTTAAAAAAACTAAAGAACTGTTATGCTCGGAATAG
- a CDS encoding NAD(P)H-hydrate dehydratase yields MLGIVGIIPDENFPLVYGTPTLVENFLIVDRWQIPVERGTAALIASAIKTLEFLKKPSPLVFLVGDIGTGKGSKVLYRFLAENLSQYSFKTLTFHYILPEIDGCLKVILAIEKFSKKPFLIADAGFMYAVKMAGYANFFDLFTPDIGELAFLADEKAPHPFYTRGFLLSNENDVESLIERAYKHQNAPPYLLVKGEKDRIVFKKKVLLTIEEPLVPELEAIGGTGDTLTGLVSALIYAGYPTEKAGAIAAKANRLAGALACPTPATQISTIINFIPQALQRLID; encoded by the coding sequence ATGCTCGGAATAGTAGGCATCATACCCGATGAAAATTTTCCTTTGGTTTATGGAACCCCTACTTTAGTAGAAAATTTTTTAATCGTAGACCGATGGCAAATACCTGTAGAACGTGGAACAGCTGCTCTTATTGCCTCGGCGATAAAAACCTTAGAGTTTTTAAAAAAGCCCAGTCCTTTGGTCTTTCTTGTAGGAGACATAGGCACAGGCAAAGGAAGTAAGGTTTTATACCGGTTTTTAGCAGAAAACCTTTCCCAATATTCTTTTAAGACACTTACTTTTCACTACATCCTTCCGGAAATAGACGGGTGTTTGAAAGTAATTTTAGCGATAGAAAAATTTTCCAAGAAACCTTTTCTGATAGCAGACGCAGGGTTTATGTATGCGGTCAAAATGGCAGGATATGCCAATTTTTTTGATCTTTTTACCCCAGATATAGGAGAATTAGCCTTTTTAGCAGATGAGAAAGCCCCTCACCCTTTTTATACCAGAGGATTTTTACTGTCTAACGAAAATGATGTAGAAAGCTTAATAGAAAGGGCATATAAACATCAAAACGCACCACCTTATCTTTTGGTTAAAGGAGAAAAAGATAGAATAGTTTTTAAAAAAAAGGTCTTACTAACCATAGAAGAACCCTTAGTCCCTGAGCTTGAGGCTATAGGAGGAACAGGGGATACCCTAACCGGATTGGTTTCAGCCTTGATTTATGCTGGCTATCCTACAGAAAAGGCAGGAGCTATCGCTGCTAAAGCTAACAGATTAGCTGGTGCTTTGGCCTGCCCTACCCCAGCAACTCAAATCTCAACCATCATTAACTTTATTCCCCAAGCCTTACAACGGCTTATAGATTAA
- a CDS encoding cyclophilin-like fold protein, producing MKIKLIFDGKEEILAELLDNSCGKAVYEILPIKAKINTWGDEFYFSIPLDYPLDETATLKVRIGDIGYWPPGKAIAIFFGPTPASFDENPVPASEVNLIGRVLEDPKKLKNLKSSKEITIIPV from the coding sequence ATGAAGATTAAGTTGATTTTTGACGGAAAAGAGGAAATTTTAGCTGAACTTTTGGATAATTCCTGTGGAAAAGCGGTTTACGAAATATTGCCTATTAAGGCCAAAATAAACACTTGGGGTGATGAGTTTTATTTTTCTATTCCTTTAGACTATCCTTTAGATGAAACAGCTACCCTCAAAGTTAGGATTGGAGATATCGGTTATTGGCCTCCTGGAAAGGCTATAGCCATATTTTTTGGACCTACCCCTGCTTCTTTTGATGAAAACCCTGTGCCTGCAAGTGAGGTAAACCTTATAGGAAGGGTTTTAGAAGACCCAAAGAAACTAAAGAACCTTAAAAGTTCTAAAGAAATAACCATCATTCCTGTTTAG
- a CDS encoding DUF2905 domain-containing protein — MSGLGKFLILIGVCLILVGILLSMLPKIPYLGKLPGDIYIKKDNFTFYFPLATSILISLLLTILLNLLFRK, encoded by the coding sequence ATGTCTGGGTTGGGTAAATTTCTAATTTTGATCGGAGTTTGTTTAATCTTAGTAGGAATTTTGCTTTCTATGCTTCCTAAAATTCCATATTTAGGCAAACTTCCTGGAGATATCTATATCAAAAAAGACAACTTTACCTTTTATTTCCCTTTGGCTACTTCTATCCTTATAAGCCTTTTACTTACGATCCTTTTAAACCTTCTTTTTCGTAAATAA
- the mqnE gene encoding aminofutalosine synthase MqnE, with the protein MDRSLIIKTYTQKNDFYKKVAEKVLSGKGLEAEEALRLYQEGDLYFLGELANAVKERLHQKRYYYTINRHINYTNICAIGCKFCGYHKKPGEKDGYTYTIEEIIETLKSTPGLKEVHIVGGLNPELPYEYYVDLIRKVRQNFPSLRIRAFTCVEIDWLTKISKKSVAEVLTELKQVGLNSLPGGGAEVFSERLHQELYPRKIGYQRWLEIAKTAHRLGIPTNATLLFGHLETEEEIIRHLFTLREVQQETKGFYCFIPLAFIPKGNELSYLTGPSALKVLKTIAISRIILDNFPHIKAYWVFLGVKLAQVSLLWGADHFHGTVIEEKISQSMKKDTVVQLSKEEIERLIKEIGGNPVEV; encoded by the coding sequence TTGGATAGATCTTTAATAATCAAGACTTATACCCAAAAAAACGATTTTTATAAAAAAGTAGCAGAAAAAGTGCTTTCTGGTAAAGGGTTAGAGGCTGAAGAAGCTTTAAGGTTGTATCAGGAAGGAGATCTTTATTTTCTTGGGGAGCTGGCTAATGCTGTAAAAGAAAGGTTACATCAAAAACGTTATTATTACACGATAAATAGACACATTAACTATACAAACATATGTGCCATCGGCTGTAAATTTTGTGGATATCACAAAAAACCTGGAGAAAAAGATGGTTATACCTATACCATAGAGGAAATAATAGAAACACTAAAGTCAACCCCGGGATTAAAAGAGGTTCATATCGTAGGAGGGTTAAACCCAGAGTTGCCCTATGAGTATTATGTGGACCTTATACGTAAAGTTAGACAAAATTTTCCTTCCTTAAGAATAAGGGCTTTTACTTGCGTAGAAATAGATTGGTTGACTAAAATCTCTAAAAAATCGGTAGCAGAGGTTTTGACCGAGTTGAAACAAGTAGGGCTTAATTCCCTTCCAGGAGGAGGGGCTGAAGTCTTTTCTGAAAGGCTGCATCAGGAGTTATATCCACGGAAAATAGGCTACCAAAGATGGCTTGAAATAGCTAAAACCGCCCATAGGTTAGGTATCCCTACTAACGCTACCCTTCTTTTTGGACATTTAGAAACAGAAGAAGAGATAATAAGACATCTGTTTACCTTAAGGGAAGTGCAACAAGAAACTAAAGGATTTTATTGCTTTATTCCGCTGGCTTTTATACCCAAAGGTAACGAACTTTCTTATCTTACTGGTCCCTCAGCCTTAAAAGTTTTGAAGACTATCGCCATTTCTCGAATTATTTTAGACAATTTTCCTCATATTAAAGCCTATTGGGTTTTTTTAGGGGTAAAGTTAGCACAGGTTTCCCTTTTATGGGGAGCAGACCATTTTCATGGAACGGTCATAGAAGAAAAAATAAGCCAGTCGATGAAAAAAGACACAGTAGTTCAGCTTTCTAAAGAAGAAATCGAGAGACTTATTAAAGAAATAGGCGGTAATCCTGTAGAGGTTTAA
- a CDS encoding PD-(D/E)XK nuclease family protein, which translates to MSQALLIPPNSHFLKTLVNFFLEGRSLDENILKTWVIFPNRRSALFFKHYLREKKLNDTAGFFPRIFSFENLIDYLYVMLEEIPLSKGAEILRLLILLEVLKEETKERFEKNFFWGQKFLEVFEEFEKEGRIPQNLIYPPENLPPIAKEIFEKLLKVYSNYVSLLNQKGGLNTSSRLRRIVEILEKKSFKETPLANLIDEVWLVGFAGLRKIEERLFKAFLRDFDKTFLVFEALEPLPEVVENTLRLFGFNRNYQVLPKKYYEKEIKPPLIKFYCTVDPHLEIKQALDLIKKNPESPDEIAVVLSDPRALVPLIYQLEQKDFPLEVNVSLLCPMDNLPLNSLLIAVIKAQKEKNNGLYPTQSYLKVLKHPLLHHASFSGVLVWDQVIKDLERFLRDKGYIGVSLEEIESGFNGSYQEIIARIHQVFFKNWEKIEEPKDIAKSLKEVLDFLGLRHLVSQPQSSWQDIVLNNYLDVFETEILPLFEGDYFKPWSYPKENLFILLEHLLKTQKIPFFGDPLKGLQILGFLETRLLYFKKIILLDVNEGNLPPSSEFNPLLTDEIKRYLGIPVYHNELWDYYFIRLINAAEEVHIFYLEVEKANIQEFKEPSRFIHRLKWEKEKQGETPEETVIQPKVEIFSKKEGIPKTEKVKEHLFKYLSTEKVSRSYFETYLKCGAKFYFKYVMKLREPEKLGFKVEDPGKFLHKFFENFFKPYEGKSFLTSKIYDKTQIETQLENLWEEFEFKRKLDPLSHYLSKKIAFISVFRYLEFWINKEKEGQIKANRVLGVEKKVVYKDRLTLLDGRVLEPTFWGIFDFIIERKEEILKYLIMDFKSNPSYTPQPKKMKEFLEKFEFSDRYDLEGVRSVLEAFGNDLFNFQLFFYYYLFHQNKNFFISPEPDRYIINAGFIRPSHFKKPEVFLFNLKNKDWALVNQCFIPKAKRFLEWLINHLLFADKFYFTERDKFCEYCEYVSLCKNYRYLI; encoded by the coding sequence ATGTCACAAGCTTTACTAATCCCACCCAACTCTCACTTTTTGAAAACCTTAGTTAACTTTTTTTTAGAAGGAAGGTCCTTAGACGAAAACATCCTTAAAACTTGGGTGATTTTTCCTAACAGACGTTCTGCTTTGTTTTTTAAACATTATCTCCGAGAAAAAAAACTAAACGATACCGCAGGTTTTTTCCCCCGAATTTTTTCTTTTGAAAACTTAATAGATTATCTTTATGTAATGCTTGAGGAAATACCCCTTTCTAAAGGAGCGGAGATCTTAAGGCTTTTAATCCTTTTAGAAGTCTTAAAAGAAGAGACAAAAGAAAGGTTTGAAAAAAACTTTTTTTGGGGTCAAAAGTTCCTTGAGGTTTTTGAAGAGTTTGAAAAAGAAGGAAGGATTCCTCAAAACCTAATTTATCCTCCAGAAAACCTACCCCCTATAGCTAAGGAAATTTTTGAAAAACTTCTAAAGGTTTACTCTAATTATGTCTCCCTTTTAAATCAAAAAGGCGGGCTTAATACTTCTTCTCGGTTAAGGAGAATAGTAGAAATCTTGGAAAAAAAATCTTTTAAAGAAACCCCTTTAGCTAATTTAATAGACGAGGTATGGTTGGTAGGGTTTGCCGGTTTAAGAAAGATAGAAGAGAGGTTGTTTAAAGCCTTTTTAAGGGATTTTGATAAAACCTTTTTGGTTTTTGAGGCCTTAGAGCCCTTACCTGAAGTAGTAGAAAACACCTTAAGGTTGTTTGGATTTAACAGAAACTATCAAGTTTTACCTAAAAAATATTATGAAAAAGAAATAAAACCTCCTTTGATAAAATTTTATTGTACAGTAGACCCCCATTTGGAGATAAAGCAAGCTTTAGATTTGATTAAGAAAAATCCAGAAAGTCCAGATGAAATAGCGGTTGTTCTTTCTGATCCAAGGGCCTTGGTTCCTCTTATCTATCAACTTGAGCAAAAGGATTTTCCTCTTGAAGTAAACGTTTCTCTTCTTTGTCCGATGGATAACCTTCCGTTAAACTCCCTTTTGATTGCAGTGATAAAGGCACAAAAAGAAAAAAACAACGGTCTTTATCCTACTCAGTCCTATTTAAAGGTGTTAAAACATCCTTTGCTCCATCATGCTTCTTTCTCGGGAGTGCTTGTTTGGGATCAAGTTATAAAAGATTTAGAAAGATTTTTAAGGGATAAAGGGTATATAGGGGTGAGTTTAGAGGAAATAGAAAGTGGGTTTAACGGGTCTTATCAAGAGATTATAGCTCGAATCCATCAAGTATTTTTTAAAAACTGGGAAAAGATAGAAGAACCAAAGGATATAGCCAAAAGTTTGAAAGAAGTCTTAGATTTTTTAGGTTTAAGACATCTTGTTTCTCAACCTCAAAGCTCTTGGCAGGATATCGTCTTAAACAACTATCTTGACGTGTTTGAAACAGAAATTTTGCCTCTTTTTGAAGGGGATTATTTTAAGCCTTGGTCATACCCTAAGGAAAACCTTTTTATTCTGTTGGAACACCTTTTAAAAACTCAGAAAATTCCTTTTTTTGGCGATCCTCTAAAAGGTCTACAAATTTTAGGTTTTTTGGAAACAAGACTTCTTTATTTTAAAAAAATTATCCTTTTAGATGTAAACGAGGGGAATCTACCCCCTTCTTCAGAATTTAATCCGCTACTTACCGATGAAATTAAACGCTATCTTGGTATTCCCGTTTATCATAACGAGCTTTGGGATTATTATTTTATCAGGCTTATAAACGCAGCTGAAGAAGTTCATATTTTTTATTTAGAGGTTGAAAAGGCAAACATTCAAGAGTTTAAGGAACCTTCGCGGTTTATCCATAGGCTAAAATGGGAGAAAGAAAAACAAGGTGAAACCCCTGAAGAAACGGTAATACAACCTAAAGTAGAGATTTTTTCTAAAAAAGAAGGGATACCTAAAACAGAGAAGGTAAAAGAACATCTTTTTAAATACTTATCTACAGAAAAGGTAAGCCGTTCTTATTTTGAGACCTATCTTAAGTGTGGGGCTAAATTTTATTTCAAATATGTGATGAAGCTTAGAGAGCCTGAGAAATTAGGTTTTAAGGTAGAAGACCCAGGGAAGTTTCTTCACAAGTTTTTTGAAAATTTTTTTAAGCCTTATGAAGGCAAGTCTTTTCTTACCTCTAAGATTTATGATAAAACTCAGATTGAGACCCAACTCGAAAACCTTTGGGAAGAGTTTGAATTTAAAAGAAAACTTGACCCTCTAAGCCATTATCTTTCAAAAAAAATCGCCTTTATAAGTGTTTTTAGATATTTAGAATTTTGGATAAATAAAGAAAAAGAAGGACAAATAAAAGCCAACAGGGTGTTGGGGGTAGAAAAAAAGGTGGTGTATAAAGATAGATTAACCCTTCTTGATGGAAGGGTTTTAGAACCGACTTTTTGGGGTATTTTTGATTTTATAATAGAAAGAAAAGAGGAGATTTTAAAGTACTTAATCATGGACTTTAAAAGTAATCCCTCTTACACTCCTCAGCCTAAAAAAATGAAAGAGTTCTTAGAGAAGTTTGAATTTTCAGACAGGTACGATTTAGAAGGGGTGCGTTCTGTGCTTGAGGCCTTTGGAAACGACCTTTTTAATTTTCAGCTTTTCTTTTACTATTACCTTTTTCATCAAAACAAAAACTTTTTTATCTCTCCTGAACCAGACCGTTATATTATAAACGCGGGTTTTATAAGACCTTCCCATTTTAAGAAACCCGAGGTTTTTCTTTTTAACCTAAAAAATAAAGATTGGGCCTTGGTTAATCAATGTTTTATACCTAAAGCTAAAAGGTTTTTAGAGTGGTTGATAAACCATCTGTTGTTTGCTGATAAGTTTTACTTTACCGAAAGAGATAAGTTTTGTGAGTATTGTGAGTATGTATCCCTTTGCAAGAATTACCGGTATTTAATATAA
- a CDS encoding branched-chain amino acid aminotransferase, which translates to MEIEINLASSESRKAPNFDKLVFGKIFTPHMFVMKYEEGKGWHSPKIVPFSNIELHPAAIVLHYSQTIFEGMKAYCGVDGKIRLFRPFDHIARLNRSADRMCIPQIDPKLTFEAIKTLVLLDKDWIPKQKGSALYIRPFIFATENTLGVKVSHEYLFMIILSPVGPYYAEGFNPVKIYVTEEYVRACPGGTGEVKTGGNYAASLKAQAIAQQKGYTQVLWLDGKEKKYVEEVGSMNIFFYFENELTTPALSGSILPGITRDSVLKLATHLGIPSKERKISIDEVISSIEEGRLKECFGTGTAAVISPVGEICYKDKPYVIGEGKTGELTKKLFDYITGIQYGEKEDLFNWTVVLD; encoded by the coding sequence ATGGAAATAGAGATTAATTTAGCTTCATCAGAGTCCAGAAAAGCTCCTAACTTTGACAAACTGGTTTTTGGAAAAATTTTTACCCCTCACATGTTTGTGATGAAATATGAAGAAGGAAAGGGTTGGCATTCTCCTAAGATCGTTCCTTTTTCTAACATAGAGCTTCATCCTGCGGCTATAGTTCTGCATTATTCACAAACCATCTTTGAAGGTATGAAAGCCTATTGTGGTGTTGACGGAAAAATAAGGCTTTTTAGGCCTTTTGACCATATAGCCAGACTAAACCGCTCAGCAGATAGAATGTGTATTCCTCAAATAGACCCTAAACTTACCTTTGAGGCCATAAAAACCTTGGTTTTGTTAGATAAAGATTGGATACCTAAACAAAAGGGTTCAGCCCTTTATATCAGGCCTTTTATCTTTGCTACAGAAAACACCCTTGGGGTTAAAGTAAGTCATGAATATCTTTTTATGATTATTCTTTCTCCTGTAGGTCCTTATTATGCTGAAGGTTTTAACCCGGTGAAAATCTATGTTACTGAGGAATATGTCAGAGCCTGCCCAGGTGGAACAGGTGAGGTAAAAACCGGTGGAAACTATGCAGCAAGCCTTAAAGCACAGGCTATAGCCCAGCAAAAGGGATACACTCAGGTTCTTTGGTTAGACGGTAAAGAAAAGAAGTATGTAGAAGAGGTAGGTAGCATGAACATCTTCTTCTATTTTGAAAATGAACTAACAACCCCTGCCCTTTCTGGGTCTATCCTTCCTGGTATAACCAGAGACTCGGTCTTAAAACTTGCTACTCACTTAGGTATCCCTTCTAAGGAAAGAAAGATTTCTATAGATGAGGTCATCTCAAGTATAGAAGAAGGTAGATTAAAAGAATGCTTTGGCACAGGAACCGCAGCTGTTATCTCTCCGGTAGGAGAAATTTGTTATAAAGATAAACCTTATGTTATAGGCGAAGGGAAGACAGGCGAACTTACTAAAAAATTATTTGATTACATTACCGGTATTCAATACGGAGAGAAAGAAGACCTGTTTAACTGGACGGTAGTTTTAGACTAA
- a CDS encoding tetratricopeptide repeat protein translates to MSQIDIEDLFLEGAKLITLKKFEEALEYFEKVLSLDPNHVKALEARAVIYMQKDQLDLAEQDLEKAISLEPENARLYFRLGQISYRKKDLDKALELFTQAIDLEPVYPAAYMARSQILREKGLEEAADLELDKAVKVQRELAKARKVVDF, encoded by the coding sequence ATGTCACAGATAGACATAGAAGACCTTTTTTTGGAGGGAGCAAAGCTAATAACCCTTAAAAAATTTGAAGAGGCCTTAGAGTATTTTGAAAAGGTTTTAAGTTTAGACCCTAATCATGTAAAAGCCTTGGAAGCAAGGGCGGTTATCTATATGCAAAAGGATCAGTTAGATTTAGCAGAACAGGACTTAGAAAAGGCTATCTCATTAGAACCAGAAAACGCAAGGTTGTATTTTAGGTTAGGACAAATATCCTATCGGAAAAAAGATTTAGACAAGGCCCTTGAGCTTTTTACTCAAGCCATAGATTTAGAGCCTGTTTATCCGGCAGCTTATATGGCAAGAAGTCAGATATTAAGAGAAAAGGGCCTGGAAGAAGCCGCAGATTTAGAATTAGACAAGGCTGTAAAAGTTCAAAGAGAGCTTGCTAAGGCACGGAAAGTAGTAGATTTTTAA
- the trmB gene encoding tRNA (guanosine(46)-N7)-methyltransferase TrmB, whose translation MREEDLDFQPDWAEVFGNANPIYVEIGIGNGEFIVHLAKTYPNFNFVGTEISREVLRKALKRAYREGVDNVRLLPMEGATLLIKGFTSESIAGVYLNFPDPWDKRKKRQNRLVNRAFVWLLADRLKEGGFFRMATDHRPYLEEVVQFFTENEAFSPLWNDPIRTEVEDFYPTKYARKWLSQGLNLYFTGFKKTKKVVLSDWVKEFYPLLKLTKEDFLPVINILKVKGLPDFKALSQVITRGFLYQEGEDFIKVLDVYTKEDGLLIDLMVSEKSLQQRFFVAVNPYGKEGLIISVHSSDHPEPTDGVHLALALITQKIQNFLPKAELIKTTCKTKVLKQTKTVAFK comes from the coding sequence TTGAGAGAAGAAGATTTAGACTTTCAGCCTGATTGGGCTGAGGTTTTTGGAAACGCAAACCCTATCTATGTTGAGATAGGGATAGGAAACGGGGAGTTTATCGTCCATCTGGCAAAAACCTATCCTAACTTTAACTTTGTTGGCACAGAGATTTCTCGGGAGGTGCTAAGAAAGGCTTTAAAAAGAGCCTATAGAGAAGGGGTTGATAACGTTAGACTCTTACCTATGGAAGGGGCTACATTGCTTATCAAAGGTTTTACCTCAGAAAGCATAGCCGGAGTATATCTTAACTTTCCTGACCCATGGGATAAAAGAAAAAAAAGACAAAACCGTTTAGTAAATAGAGCTTTTGTATGGCTTCTTGCAGACCGGCTTAAAGAAGGTGGATTTTTTCGTATGGCAACAGACCATAGACCATATCTTGAAGAGGTAGTGCAGTTTTTTACCGAAAACGAGGCCTTCTCTCCCCTGTGGAATGATCCCATAAGAACTGAGGTTGAAGATTTTTATCCTACCAAATACGCAAGAAAATGGCTTTCTCAAGGTTTGAATTTATATTTTACCGGGTTTAAAAAAACTAAAAAAGTTGTCCTATCAGACTGGGTAAAAGAGTTTTATCCTTTATTAAAACTTACTAAGGAGGATTTCTTGCCGGTAATCAACATCTTAAAGGTAAAGGGTTTGCCAGATTTTAAAGCTTTATCTCAGGTGATAACCAGGGGGTTTCTCTATCAGGAGGGAGAGGATTTTATCAAGGTCTTAGACGTTTATACTAAAGAAGACGGTCTGCTTATTGACCTTATGGTCTCAGAGAAAAGCCTGCAACAGCGTTTCTTTGTTGCGGTTAATCCTTATGGCAAGGAAGGTCTTATCATCTCAGTCCATAGTTCAGACCATCCTGAACCAACCGATGGGGTGCATCTTGCTTTGGCTTTAATCACACAAAAGATACAAAATTTTTTGCCTAAGGCTGAGTTAATAAAAACTACCTGTAAAACTAAAGTTTTAAAACAAACTAAGACTGTGGCTTTTAAGTAG
- a CDS encoding efflux transporter outer membrane subunit: MRKTKLISLGLSTVIFFGCSLAPELKKPEIPLPQSLRLENSTAILTDRWWQNFNDPYLNQLVEEALKENDDLLIAQARVEQALATLGGLKAQLYPYVGYQGSAQRGRTSEYSSPYGGQTDYLFSLSGLVSYELDLWGKLRNQEKAGLARLLSSKANQEALKISLISNVVSTYLNLISVNLQLKTAEEYTEKLRETYLYRQTQFQHGLVNELVVEQAKAEYESARLRVETLKNRRETLKTALSLLLGRTPKEIFEKDLLVQRELPLPLKPPSVLPSELLTRRPDIIAAEEALKAVNFEIGVAKAAYFPSISLTGALGYKSNELANLITHSASFWSLGASLVGPILDFGRTKSQIELKEAQKKEALYNYLKTVKTAFKEVYDALAAVEAAEKKLEAQKEQIASLEKVLTLSEKKFEQGLVDYLVVIDAQRSHLNAKLNLIQLQTDLLNAYVSLYKALGGGYSNRSTKE, encoded by the coding sequence ATGAGGAAAACTAAATTAATTTCATTAGGATTAAGCACGGTTATTTTTTTTGGTTGTTCTTTAGCCCCTGAGCTAAAGAAACCAGAAATACCTTTGCCTCAAAGCCTTAGATTAGAAAACTCAACGGCAATTTTAACGGATAGGTGGTGGCAAAACTTTAACGATCCTTATCTAAATCAATTAGTAGAAGAGGCTTTAAAAGAAAACGACGACCTTTTGATAGCTCAAGCCCGGGTTGAACAAGCTTTAGCCACCCTTGGTGGTTTAAAGGCTCAACTTTATCCTTATGTGGGCTATCAGGGAAGTGCTCAAAGGGGTAGAACTTCTGAATATAGTTCCCCTTATGGGGGACAAACAGACTACCTCTTTTCCCTTTCAGGGTTGGTTTCTTATGAGTTAGACCTTTGGGGAAAACTTAGGAATCAAGAAAAAGCAGGACTTGCAAGGCTGCTTTCTTCTAAAGCTAACCAAGAAGCCTTAAAGATCAGCCTTATCTCAAACGTAGTTTCTACCTATTTAAACTTGATTTCAGTAAACCTACAGCTAAAGACCGCAGAAGAATACACCGAAAAACTTAGGGAGACCTATCTGTATAGACAAACTCAGTTTCAGCATGGTTTGGTTAATGAATTGGTGGTAGAGCAGGCAAAGGCTGAGTATGAGTCTGCAAGGCTAAGGGTAGAAACTTTAAAAAACCGGAGAGAGACTTTAAAAACCGCTCTGTCTCTCCTTTTAGGAAGGACCCCTAAGGAAATCTTTGAAAAGGACCTTTTAGTTCAAAGGGAACTACCTTTACCTTTAAAACCTCCTTCGGTTTTACCTTCTGAACTTTTAACCCGTAGGCCTGACATCATCGCAGCAGAAGAGGCTCTTAAGGCCGTTAACTTTGAAATAGGGGTAGCAAAGGCTGCTTATTTCCCAAGCATTTCTTTAACCGGTGCCTTAGGATATAAAAGCAATGAGTTAGCCAACCTGATTACCCATTCTGCCTCTTTTTGGAGCCTGGGGGCTTCTTTAGTAGGGCCGATACTTGATTTTGGTAGGACTAAGAGTCAGATAGAATTAAAAGAAGCACAAAAAAAAGAAGCCTTATATAACTACCTAAAAACCGTCAAAACTGCTTTTAAAGAGGTATACGATGCTTTGGCAGCGGTTGAAGCAGCAGAAAAAAAGTTAGAGGCTCAAAAAGAGCAAATAGCCTCTTTAGAGAAGGTTTTAACCCTTTCAGAGAAAAAGTTTGAGCAAGGGTTGGTTGACTATTTAGTGGTGATAGACGCCCAAAGAAGCCATCTTAACGCAAAGCTTAACTTAATACAACTTCAAACAGACCTACTTAATGCCTATGTCAGCCTTTACAAGGCCCTTGGCGGTGGATACTCTAATCGAAGTACTAAAGAGTAA